In the genome of Lactobacillus intestinalis, the window GTAAACATTTACGCTAGTTTGCTTCTTGAATCCAAGATATAGCTGAACGTTAATTACGTTTTTAGTTCCGTAAGTATTAACCGCATATTCAGCGGTGAACGGTTCATTAGTGACGTTAACAGTTACAAACCAGTATGCCTTGGCACGTTTTGGTCGTTTATCCAAAATTGAATACAAAATTTCACGCTTGATAAACTTGTTGTACTTAACCTTAGCCATGTAAACCAAGTTAGTTGCGTAAGTTGGGTAATCTTCATCATGGCTCAAGTTCGTCAACATGCTGGTGTATTCATCAAGTCGTACGTAGGCGTTACGTGATTCGCGCTTGTCGCGGATCTTGTTTCCGTAATACCAAACATACATAATTGCCAAGATAAAGCCAGCAATAACTAATGAAACGTAACCACCGTGAGTAAACTTACTCAAACTTGAAATCATGAACATGACATCCAAGAAACCAAAGAAAATCAAGAATGCCCAATCCCAAATTAATCTTTGGACGCCTTTTCCACGCATTCTCAACCATTCATAAAGCATGATGGTCGTCATCAACATTGAAATAGTGATTGATAAACCATAGGCTGCTTCCATGTGAGCCGAAGTTCTGAAGAACAAAACAAGTGCAATGGTAGCTGCACAAAGCATTTTGTTCACAGATGGAATATAAATTTGTCCTTTTTCGGTTGATGGATAAAGGATGTTCATTCTAGGTAAGAACTTAAGTCCACTGGCTTCAGCGACCAAGGTAAATGAACCAGTAATTAAAGCTTGTGAAGCAATAACGGCTGCGATAGTTGCAAGTCCAATGGCAGCTAAACGAATATTGCTTGGGATGATTTCAAAGAATGGATTGAAGTCACCAGTAGTGTGGTAGTTAGGGTTTTGTAAAATCCAAACCCCTTGACCAAAGTAGTTGAGTGATAAACAAACAAAGACATATGGCCAAGAGCCGATGATGTTACTCTTACCAACGTGACCTACGTCAGAATAAAGAGCTTCGGCACCAGTAGTTGCCAGGAAGATCGATCCTAAAATGAAAAGCCCAGCTTTATTATATGGACTAAACAACAACTTAATTGCGTAGTATGGGT includes:
- a CDS encoding KUP/HAK/KT family potassium transporter; this translates as MTQNTQKKMSAAGLLIAVGIVYGDIGTSPLYVMKSIVAGNGGIGNVNRDFIVGSISLVLWTVTLLTTLQTVIIALKATNHGEGGIFALYALIRKRAKWLVLPALIGGAAILADGTLTPAVTVTTAIEGLKGMEFGKGNIPVNTQSMVITITIIILLFLFLIQRMGTSIIGKAFGPIMFVWFTFLGIVGFMNMAGDWSILQAINPYYAIKLLFSPYNKAGLFILGSIFLATTGAEALYSDVGHVGKSNIIGSWPYVFVCLSLNYFGQGVWILQNPNYHTTGDFNPFFEIIPSNIRLAAIGLATIAAVIASQALITGSFTLVAEASGLKFLPRMNILYPSTEKGQIYIPSVNKMLCAATIALVLFFRTSAHMEAAYGLSITISMLMTTIMLYEWLRMRGKGVQRLIWDWAFLIFFGFLDVMFMISSLSKFTHGGYVSLVIAGFILAIMYVWYYGNKIRDKRESRNAYVRLDEYTSMLTNLSHDEDYPTYATNLVYMAKVKYNKFIKREILYSILDKRPKRAKAYWFVTVNVTNEPFTAEYAVNTYGTKNVINVQLYLGFKKQTSVNVYIRQIVHDLIADGTIEPQPQEYTTTPGRDVGDFSFVIVNDVISPQTQLTGWEKWMVEARVWLQNLSSNPASWFGLEYADTVVERVPLILGQPHPSYIKRIAPKDFSNMKKNND